A window of Brachybacterium fresconis contains these coding sequences:
- a CDS encoding ABC transporter substrate-binding protein, giving the protein MRRLSRRHLLGSSAAVGGLGLLAACAPGSETGSGASDGGGSGPAASDVETDPAAMGEITLKVWDQEVRGAQNDAIESLIDAFEKEYPNITIDRVKQSFDDLQQQSGLALSGNDVPDVLQVNNARGDMGEFVKAGQLTDLTGYAEAYGWEERFPESVLSKMRYSADAVTFGKGSLWGLPQTGEVCGIFYSTKKLEALGVEPPTSWDAVYSLVETALEAGELPIKLGNLEQWPALHVFGPLQAAFVPTDDIVKLAMGNEGADWTSPENLEALTQLADWAGGGALGDSPNGLAYDTAWAEYTEGDGVLLIGGSWLGPDMEAVMGEDLRFMAPPEGADGTIATTGGTGLPFSIPAAAANADAAAAYIDYITSDSAMELIAEAGGMPVLRTAELSPDSGVNKDIYEAFDKVSIDGVLLPYLDYATPTFADTAGSALQQVIGGESDPEGAAAELQTDYVEFTAED; this is encoded by the coding sequence ATGCGTCGTCTGTCCCGTCGTCATCTGCTCGGCTCGAGCGCCGCCGTCGGAGGGCTCGGCCTCCTCGCGGCCTGCGCCCCCGGCTCCGAGACCGGTTCCGGCGCGAGCGACGGGGGTGGCTCCGGCCCCGCCGCCTCCGACGTGGAGACCGACCCGGCGGCGATGGGCGAGATCACCCTGAAGGTCTGGGACCAGGAGGTCCGCGGCGCCCAGAACGACGCCATCGAATCACTCATCGACGCGTTCGAGAAGGAATACCCGAACATCACGATCGATCGGGTCAAGCAGTCCTTCGACGACCTGCAGCAGCAGTCCGGTCTGGCGCTGTCCGGCAACGACGTCCCGGACGTCCTGCAGGTCAACAACGCCCGCGGCGACATGGGCGAGTTCGTCAAGGCGGGGCAGCTCACCGACCTCACCGGCTACGCCGAGGCCTACGGCTGGGAGGAGCGCTTCCCCGAGTCGGTGCTGTCCAAGATGCGCTACTCCGCCGACGCCGTCACCTTCGGCAAGGGCTCCCTGTGGGGCCTTCCGCAGACCGGCGAGGTGTGCGGCATCTTCTACAGCACGAAGAAGCTCGAGGCGCTGGGGGTCGAGCCGCCGACGTCCTGGGACGCGGTGTACTCCCTGGTCGAGACCGCGCTGGAGGCCGGAGAGCTGCCGATCAAACTCGGCAACCTCGAGCAGTGGCCCGCCCTGCACGTCTTCGGTCCCCTGCAGGCCGCCTTCGTGCCCACGGACGACATCGTGAAACTGGCCATGGGCAACGAGGGCGCGGACTGGACCAGCCCGGAGAACCTCGAGGCCCTCACCCAGCTCGCCGACTGGGCCGGCGGCGGCGCGCTCGGCGACTCGCCCAACGGCCTCGCCTACGACACCGCGTGGGCGGAGTACACCGAGGGCGACGGCGTGCTGCTGATCGGCGGTTCCTGGCTGGGCCCGGACATGGAGGCCGTGATGGGGGAGGACCTGCGCTTCATGGCTCCGCCGGAGGGGGCCGACGGGACGATCGCCACCACCGGCGGCACCGGACTGCCCTTCTCGATCCCCGCCGCCGCCGCGAACGCCGATGCGGCCGCCGCCTACATCGACTACATCACCTCGGACTCCGCGATGGAGCTGATCGCGGAGGCCGGCGGCATGCCGGTGCTGCGCACCGCGGAGCTCTCCCCGGACTCCGGCGTGAACAAGGACATCTACGAGGCCTTCGACAAGGTCTCGATCGACGGGGTGCTGCTGCCCTACCTCGACTACGCCACGCCGACATTCGCCGACACCGCCGGCTCTGCCCTGCAGCAGGTCATCGGCGGCGAGAGCGACCCGGAAGGTGCCGCGGCGGAGCTGCAGACCGACTACGTGGAATTCACCGCGGAGGACTGA
- a CDS encoding DeoR/GlpR family DNA-binding transcription regulator: protein MLSEERHEAIVALVRRHGSATVGRLSTDFAVSEATIRRDLELLSDSGAVRRVRGGACDVRGSIRPEADVRAFADVATSASRAKRQIAERAVACIADGDVIALDIGTTVAAMCPLLARRSVTVVTASLAVVQALAEAPDVDIVVLGGLLRPNYQSLVGTLTESALRQVRVDVAFLGTSGIRPDGTVLDSTPSEVPVKRGLLEVSTSAFLLADHEKLPGSGFLEVSSLERFTGLITDRSPDPDALALSEGEDLEVLLP, encoded by the coding sequence ATGCTCAGCGAAGAACGCCACGAGGCCATCGTCGCCCTCGTGCGCCGCCACGGCTCCGCGACCGTCGGCCGCTTGAGCACGGACTTCGCCGTCTCCGAGGCCACCATCCGCCGCGACCTGGAGCTGCTCTCGGACTCCGGGGCGGTGCGCCGGGTGCGCGGCGGCGCCTGCGACGTGCGCGGCAGCATCCGCCCCGAGGCCGACGTGCGGGCCTTCGCCGACGTCGCCACCTCCGCCTCGAGGGCGAAGCGGCAGATCGCCGAGCGCGCCGTGGCCTGCATCGCCGACGGAGACGTGATCGCCCTGGACATCGGCACCACCGTCGCCGCGATGTGCCCCCTGCTCGCGCGCCGGTCCGTGACCGTGGTGACCGCCTCGCTCGCCGTGGTCCAGGCGCTCGCCGAGGCCCCCGACGTCGACATCGTCGTGCTCGGCGGTCTGCTGCGCCCGAACTACCAGTCCCTCGTGGGCACCCTGACCGAATCCGCGCTGCGGCAGGTCCGGGTCGATGTCGCGTTCCTGGGCACCTCCGGGATCCGGCCCGACGGGACCGTGCTCGACTCGACCCCCAGCGAGGTGCCGGTCAAGCGCGGCCTCCTCGAGGTCTCGACCTCGGCGTTCCTCCTGGCCGACCACGAGAAGCTGCCCGGCTCGGGGTTCCTCGAGGTCTCCTCCCTGGAACGGTTCACGGGCCTGATCACCGACCGCTCCCCCGATCCCGACGCGCTCGCCCTCTCCGAGGGGGAGGAC
- a CDS encoding carbohydrate ABC transporter permease — translation MRVSAGERTMNYIVLVLFALFALAPILTILATAFSPQIGEPAGLHPGNFVEAWQVGGFGRSLGNSLIVAAIVVTAAVTLSVLSGYAFGTMRFPGSTVLFYVFLLGLMIPTEATVIPLFFDLRSLGLTDTYAAIALPQIAQSVAFGTFWLRAQFRTMPVSLLEAAALDGAGPMRSLRSIVVPSSVPALTTLLVLVFMWTWNEFLIALVMAPGGNLRTAPLGLSNFQGQYTAELALLSAGAVIVALPMVIMFLFLQRHFIRGMLEGAVK, via the coding sequence GTGAGGGTCTCCGCCGGTGAGCGCACGATGAACTACATCGTGCTGGTGCTGTTCGCCCTGTTCGCCCTCGCCCCGATCCTCACGATCCTGGCCACGGCGTTCTCCCCGCAGATCGGCGAGCCGGCCGGACTGCATCCGGGCAACTTCGTCGAGGCCTGGCAGGTGGGCGGCTTCGGCCGCTCGCTGGGCAACTCGCTGATCGTCGCCGCGATCGTGGTCACCGCCGCCGTGACGCTGTCGGTGCTGTCCGGCTACGCCTTCGGCACCATGCGCTTCCCCGGCTCGACGGTGCTGTTCTACGTGTTCCTGCTGGGGCTGATGATCCCCACCGAGGCGACCGTCATCCCGCTGTTCTTCGACCTGCGGTCCCTGGGCCTGACCGACACCTACGCCGCGATCGCCCTGCCGCAGATCGCCCAGTCCGTCGCCTTCGGCACCTTCTGGCTGCGAGCCCAGTTCCGCACGATGCCGGTGAGCCTGCTGGAGGCGGCGGCGCTGGACGGGGCGGGCCCGATGCGCTCCCTGCGCAGCATCGTGGTGCCCTCCTCGGTGCCGGCTCTGACCACGCTGCTGGTGCTGGTGTTCATGTGGACCTGGAACGAATTCCTCATCGCCCTGGTCATGGCCCCCGGCGGAAATCTGCGCACCGCCCCGCTGGGTCTGTCCAACTTCCAGGGCCAGTACACCGCCGAGCTCGCCCTGCTCTCGGCCGGAGCCGTCATCGTCGCCCTGCCGATGGTGATCATGTTCCTGTTCCTGCAGAGGCACTTCATCCGCGGAATGCTCGAAGGAGCCGTGAAGTGA
- a CDS encoding carbohydrate ABC transporter permease, with translation MSKSPPSAVVRSRVTPYLFILPAFVVYAAFSLYPLVRAAQFSLYDWPGFGPSTFVGLANYVDLAGDEAFRAAIGNALVLIAFYALLPLVIGLVLAAIFRRGQVRGMGFFRSVIFLPQVIALVVVAVAWRNIYAPNGPLNELLRAVGLEELARGWLGDPGAALPAVGFIGTWLEMGLVMLLLLAGMSRIPDDLFEAARLDGAGPVREFFAITLPSVRGEIVVALVLTIIAALKTFDLVYMTTSGGPGNATTVPSYEVYYRAFQLREVGSASAVAVVLTILVFAINVLVTRIGERSQ, from the coding sequence ATGTCGAAGAGCCCGCCCTCGGCGGTCGTGCGTTCGCGCGTGACCCCGTACCTGTTCATCCTGCCCGCGTTCGTCGTCTACGCGGCGTTCTCGCTGTACCCGCTGGTCCGGGCCGCCCAGTTCTCCCTGTACGACTGGCCCGGCTTCGGGCCCTCGACCTTCGTGGGCCTGGCGAACTACGTCGACCTCGCCGGGGACGAGGCGTTCCGGGCCGCCATCGGCAACGCCCTCGTGCTGATCGCGTTCTACGCCCTGCTACCGCTGGTGATCGGACTGGTGCTGGCGGCGATCTTCCGCCGCGGGCAGGTGCGCGGGATGGGCTTCTTCCGTTCCGTGATCTTCCTGCCGCAGGTGATCGCGCTGGTCGTGGTCGCCGTGGCGTGGCGGAACATCTACGCGCCCAACGGGCCGCTGAACGAGCTGCTGCGCGCCGTCGGGCTCGAGGAGCTGGCCCGCGGCTGGCTGGGCGACCCCGGAGCGGCGCTCCCGGCGGTCGGCTTCATCGGCACCTGGCTGGAGATGGGGCTGGTGATGCTGCTGCTGCTGGCCGGCATGAGCCGCATCCCCGATGACCTCTTCGAGGCGGCGCGCCTGGACGGCGCCGGCCCGGTGCGGGAGTTCTTCGCCATCACCCTGCCCTCGGTGCGCGGCGAGATCGTCGTCGCCCTGGTCCTGACCATCATCGCCGCGCTGAAGACCTTCGACCTGGTCTACATGACCACGTCCGGGGGACCGGGCAACGCCACCACCGTGCCCAGCTACGAGGTGTACTACCGGGCGTTCCAGCTGCGCGAGGTCGGCTCCGCCAGCGCCGTCGCCGTGGTGCTCACGATCCTGGTGTTCGCGATCAACGTGCTGGTCACCCGGATCGGGGAGCGATCACAGTGA